In a single window of the Methylococcus sp. Mc7 genome:
- a CDS encoding F0F1 ATP synthase subunit epsilon has translation MAMTMHVDIVSAEGEIFSGQAELVVAPGQEGEVGIAARHAPFLSPLKPGEVRVKTEGQEPLSFYVSGGMLEVQPYLVTILSETAVRAKDIDEAAAQEAKRAAEEALSDRSGRLEYAKAQAQLAEAVAQLRTLENYRKGRA, from the coding sequence ATGGCCATGACGATGCATGTGGACATCGTGAGCGCGGAAGGCGAGATCTTCTCGGGGCAAGCCGAGCTGGTCGTGGCGCCGGGCCAGGAAGGCGAGGTCGGCATCGCCGCCCGGCATGCGCCGTTCCTGTCCCCGCTGAAGCCCGGCGAGGTCCGGGTCAAGACCGAGGGCCAGGAGCCGTTGTCGTTTTACGTGTCCGGCGGAATGCTGGAGGTTCAGCCGTACTTGGTGACGATCCTTTCGGAAACCGCGGTGCGCGCGAAAGACATCGACGAAGCCGCGGCGCAGGAAGCCAAGCGGGCCGCCGAGGAGGCGCTGTCGGACCGCTCCGGCCGCCTGGAATACGCCAAGGCCCAGGCGCAGCTGGCGGAGGCGGTGGCGCAGTTGCGGACGCTGGAGAATTACCGGAAGGGTCGGGCGTAA
- the atpD gene encoding F0F1 ATP synthase subunit beta: MSSGKIVQIIGAVVDAEFPRESLPKIYDALRVDEVGLVLEVQQQLGDGVVRCIAMGSTDGVKRGVTVTNTGAPISVPVGTETLGRIMNVLGDPIDEKGPIGEKERWGIHRKAPSYQDQAAANELLETGIKVIDLICPFAKGGKVGLFGGAGVGKTVNMMELIRNIAIEHSGYSVFAGVGERTREGNDFYHEMKESNVLDKVSLVYGQMNEPPGNRLRVALTGLTIAEKFRDEGRDVLLFIDNIYRYTLAGTEVSALLGRMPSAVGYQPNLAEEMGILQERITSTKTGSITSIQAVYVPADDLTDPSPATTFAHLDATVVLSRQIAELGIYPAVDPLDSTSRQLDPLVIGHEHYETTRRVQSTLQRYKELRDIIAILGMDELSENDKLIVSRARKIQRFLSQPFFVAEVFTGSPGKYVPLKDTISGFKGIVEGDYDDVPEQAFYMVGSIDEALEKAKRLAA, encoded by the coding sequence ATGAGTTCTGGGAAAATCGTACAGATCATCGGCGCGGTGGTCGACGCGGAATTTCCGCGCGAATCCTTACCGAAGATTTACGACGCACTGCGCGTTGACGAGGTCGGCCTCGTCCTCGAAGTCCAGCAGCAGCTGGGCGACGGCGTGGTGCGCTGTATCGCCATGGGTTCCACCGACGGCGTCAAGCGCGGTGTCACCGTGACCAACACCGGTGCGCCGATCTCGGTGCCGGTGGGCACGGAAACCTTGGGCCGCATCATGAACGTGCTCGGCGATCCCATCGACGAGAAGGGACCGATCGGCGAGAAGGAACGCTGGGGCATCCACCGCAAGGCGCCTTCCTATCAGGACCAGGCGGCCGCCAACGAGCTGCTGGAAACGGGCATCAAGGTGATCGACCTGATCTGTCCGTTCGCCAAGGGCGGCAAGGTCGGGCTGTTCGGCGGTGCCGGCGTGGGCAAGACCGTGAACATGATGGAGCTGATCCGCAACATCGCCATCGAGCACAGTGGTTACTCGGTGTTCGCGGGCGTGGGCGAACGTACCCGCGAGGGCAACGACTTCTACCATGAAATGAAGGAGTCGAACGTTCTCGACAAGGTGTCGCTGGTTTACGGCCAGATGAACGAACCGCCGGGCAACCGTCTGCGCGTGGCCCTGACCGGCCTGACCATCGCCGAGAAATTCCGCGACGAAGGCCGAGACGTGCTGCTGTTCATCGACAACATCTACCGCTACACCCTGGCGGGCACGGAAGTGTCGGCTCTGCTCGGGCGCATGCCGTCCGCCGTGGGCTACCAGCCCAACCTCGCCGAGGAGATGGGTATCCTGCAGGAGCGCATCACTTCGACCAAGACCGGTTCCATCACGTCCATCCAGGCCGTGTACGTTCCGGCCGACGACTTGACCGACCCGTCGCCGGCAACGACCTTCGCGCATCTCGACGCCACCGTGGTGCTGTCGCGCCAGATCGCCGAGCTGGGCATCTACCCGGCGGTCGACCCGCTGGATTCCACCAGCCGCCAGCTCGATCCGCTGGTGATCGGCCACGAGCATTACGAGACCACCCGCCGGGTGCAGAGCACCCTGCAGCGCTACAAGGAACTGCGTGACATCATCGCGATCCTCGGCATGGACGAGCTCTCGGAAAACGACAAGCTGATCGTGTCGCGCGCCCGCAAGATCCAGCGTTTCCTGTCGCAGCCGTTCTTCGTGGCCGAAGTGTTCACGGGTTCGCCGGGCAAGTACGTTCCGCTCAAGGACACGATCTCGGGCTTCAAGGGAATCGTCGAGGGCGACTACGACGACGTGCCGGAGCAGGCGTTCTACATGGTCGGGTCGATCGACGAGGCGCTGGAGAAAGCCAAACGCCTGGCCGCTTGA
- the atpG gene encoding F0F1 ATP synthase subunit gamma gives MAVGKEIRLKIASVRNTQKITRAMEMVAASKMRRTQDRLQATRPYARKIARIIKHLAQANPEYKNPFMVERPVKRVGVVLVSSDRGLCGGLNSNLFRLLLRRMKAWGEAGVEVRLGVIGQKGASFFGSVGADIAGQVVRLGDTPHLEGIIGVLKVMLDAYGEGEIDELYVAHNEFVNTMTQKPKLECLAPIKAEELSEELKGHWDYLYEPDAKTVLDALITRYIESLVFQGLVENNACEQAARMVAMKSASDNAGKLIKELQLIYNKARQAAITQEIAEIVGGAAAV, from the coding sequence ATGGCCGTCGGCAAAGAAATCCGTTTAAAGATCGCGAGCGTCCGCAACACCCAGAAGATCACGCGCGCCATGGAAATGGTCGCGGCGAGCAAGATGCGCCGCACCCAGGACCGGCTGCAGGCGACCCGCCCGTATGCGCGCAAGATCGCCCGGATCATCAAGCACCTCGCCCAGGCCAACCCGGAGTACAAGAATCCGTTCATGGTCGAGCGCCCCGTCAAACGGGTGGGCGTCGTGCTGGTGTCTTCCGACCGGGGCCTGTGCGGCGGCCTGAACTCCAATCTGTTCCGGCTTCTGCTGCGGCGGATGAAGGCATGGGGCGAAGCAGGCGTCGAGGTCCGTCTGGGCGTGATCGGCCAGAAGGGCGCGTCGTTCTTCGGCAGCGTGGGAGCGGACATCGCCGGCCAAGTCGTCCGGCTGGGCGACACTCCGCATCTGGAAGGCATCATCGGGGTCCTGAAAGTCATGCTGGACGCATACGGCGAAGGCGAGATCGATGAGCTTTACGTGGCTCACAACGAGTTCGTCAACACCATGACGCAGAAGCCGAAGCTGGAGTGCCTGGCTCCGATCAAGGCGGAAGAGCTCTCCGAGGAGCTCAAGGGGCATTGGGATTACCTTTACGAGCCCGACGCCAAGACCGTGCTGGACGCGCTGATTACCCGCTACATCGAGTCGCTGGTGTTCCAGGGTCTGGTCGAGAACAACGCGTGCGAGCAGGCCGCCCGCATGGTCGCCATGAAGAGCGCCTCCGACAATGCCGGCAAACTCATCAAGGAGTTGCAGCTGATCTACAACAAGGCGCGGCAGGCGGCCATCACGCAGGAAATCGCCGAAATCGTCGGCGGCGCGGCTGCGGTCTAG